A stretch of the Ferviditalea candida genome encodes the following:
- a CDS encoding DUF2203 domain-containing protein translates to MKKYFTVEEANALIPAVNRDLTRLQDITQKFEEKLQIRELLISKKLVFQGSPDVDPVFTLECEMDFLQMEANMLIQSIRSKGADLKDIETGLVDFPSKIGAEEVLLCWKQGEERIRYYHGLFDGFVGRRPLDEA, encoded by the coding sequence ATGAAAAAATATTTTACCGTGGAAGAAGCGAATGCCCTGATTCCTGCCGTGAATCGGGATTTGACACGTCTGCAGGATATCACGCAGAAATTTGAAGAGAAGCTCCAGATTCGCGAGCTTCTCATCTCAAAAAAGCTGGTTTTTCAAGGGAGTCCGGACGTTGATCCGGTTTTTACTCTGGAATGCGAGATGGATTTTCTGCAGATGGAAGCTAATATGCTCATCCAAAGCATTCGCAGCAAGGGAGCCGATTTGAAGGACATCGAAACCGGTCTGGTTGATTTTCCGTCGAAGATCGGCGCAGAGGAAGTGCTCCTCTGCTGGAAACAGGGTGAGGAAAGAATCCGCTACTATCACGGTCTGTTCGACGGATTCGTCGGCCGTCGTCCGCTGGACGAAGCATAA
- a CDS encoding aldo/keto reductase yields the protein MKYRRLGKTNMKVSVIGVGTWQFGGEWGKDFTQKEVDEILDKAMELGINLIDTAECYGDHLSESLIGDYLRRRRREDWIVATKFGHRFHSHLDRTTHCSADEVLKQLDLSLKALNTDYIDLYQSHSPSDECFDNDDMWKVLDKQMQAGKIRHLGISIAKNNNIGQTDAASKVKAEAIQVVYNRLDRNPEDQVFASCERQQLGVLARVPLASGYLSGKYKPGAVFAANDVRSRHDAEQTNEKLEMAEQIRRNEVPQGMNMAQWALAWCLKHPAVTSVIPGCKDAAQAESNAAAAEYVSDSHPQAWNE from the coding sequence TTGAAATACCGCAGGCTGGGAAAAACGAATATGAAGGTGTCCGTTATCGGCGTGGGAACCTGGCAATTCGGCGGAGAATGGGGAAAGGACTTCACCCAAAAGGAAGTTGATGAAATCCTTGATAAGGCAATGGAACTCGGGATTAATCTGATCGATACCGCGGAATGCTACGGAGACCATCTGTCCGAATCGCTGATCGGCGATTATCTCAGACGGCGGCGGCGGGAAGATTGGATCGTCGCGACCAAGTTCGGCCACCGTTTCCACAGCCATCTCGACCGGACCACCCACTGTTCCGCGGATGAGGTTTTGAAGCAGCTGGATTTATCGCTAAAAGCGCTGAACACGGACTATATCGACTTGTACCAATCCCATTCACCGTCCGACGAATGCTTCGATAATGACGATATGTGGAAAGTCCTGGATAAACAGATGCAGGCCGGGAAAATAAGGCATCTTGGGATTTCGATAGCGAAAAATAACAACATCGGGCAAACCGACGCCGCTTCGAAAGTAAAAGCCGAGGCGATTCAAGTCGTCTATAACCGTTTGGACCGCAATCCCGAGGATCAGGTCTTTGCCTCCTGCGAGCGTCAGCAATTGGGGGTTCTTGCCCGCGTACCGCTGGCCAGCGGATATCTCAGCGGGAAATATAAGCCTGGAGCGGTTTTTGCGGCCAATGACGTTAGATCCAGGCATGACGCTGAACAGACCAATGAGAAATTGGAGATGGCAGAGCAAATCCGCCGCAATGAAGTGCCGCAGGGCATGAACATGGCGCAATGGGCTTTGGCCTGGTGTCTGAAGCATCCGGCCGTCACCAGTGTTATTCCCGGCTGCAAAGACGCCGCCCAAGCCGAGTCCAACGCCGCTGCCGCCGAGTATGTCAGTGACAGCCATCCGCAGGCTTGGAATGAATGA
- a CDS encoding Cof-type HAD-IIB family hydrolase: protein MYKMLMIDIDDTLLNDERQIPDETKESLRLAANKGVIVTLATGRMFASAKQVAAKLNLNVPIITYQGALVKNSLDDKVLYERSVPGSIVRKLIEYAESRSLHLQLYYNDELLVKDDNEKAREYSRISNVPYRVLSDFSGLSDQPMLKLLFIEQPEELDQIQPELEEIFGKQVNITKSKPHFLEITNAEATKGQALKLLARHYGFEPENVIAIGDSWNDQDMIAAAGVGVAMGNAVPALKQIADYITLTHNEQGVKHVIEKFIL, encoded by the coding sequence ATGTACAAAATGCTGATGATCGATATCGACGATACGCTTTTAAACGATGAGCGGCAAATTCCCGACGAAACGAAAGAATCGCTGCGGCTTGCTGCAAACAAAGGAGTAATCGTTACCTTGGCGACGGGCCGGATGTTCGCTTCCGCCAAACAGGTCGCCGCAAAGCTGAATTTGAACGTTCCGATCATTACATACCAAGGGGCCCTCGTCAAAAATTCGCTGGACGATAAAGTGCTTTATGAGCGCAGCGTACCCGGCAGCATCGTCCGCAAGCTGATCGAATACGCGGAAAGCCGTTCGCTTCATTTACAGCTGTATTATAACGACGAGTTGCTTGTAAAAGACGACAACGAAAAGGCCAGAGAATACTCCCGCATTTCGAATGTGCCTTATCGCGTGCTTTCTGATTTCTCCGGGCTTTCGGATCAGCCGATGCTGAAGCTGCTGTTCATTGAGCAGCCTGAAGAGCTTGACCAAATCCAACCGGAATTGGAGGAAATCTTTGGGAAACAGGTGAATATTACAAAATCCAAGCCGCATTTCTTGGAAATCACCAACGCGGAGGCTACTAAGGGGCAGGCGCTGAAGCTATTGGCGCGCCATTACGGCTTTGAACCCGAGAATGTCATCGCCATCGGCGACAGTTGGAACGACCAGGATATGATTGCCGCTGCCGGAGTCGGAGTGGCTATGGGCAATGCGGTACCCGCCCTGAAGCAAATCGCGGACTACATCACCCTGACCCATAATGAACAGGGCGTAAAGCATGTCATCGAAAAGTTTATTTTGTAA